In Acidobacteriota bacterium, a single window of DNA contains:
- the rpsT gene encoding 30S ribosomal protein S20: MANHKSALKEHRRNRARRELNRWHRARLRSAVKKLRGAVAEGDAETARGLLTGTLSLLDRTAKHGAIHVNAADRSKSRLTRAVNKLA, from the coding sequence ATGGCCAATCACAAGAGCGCTCTGAAGGAGCACCGTCGTAATCGCGCCCGTCGCGAGTTGAATCGCTGGCATCGCGCCCGACTGCGCAGCGCCGTGAAGAAACTGCGTGGGGCCGTGGCCGAAGGCGACGCCGAGACCGCCCGCGGTCTCTTGACCGGTACCCTCTCGCTCCTGGATCGAACGGCCAAGCATGGCGCGATCCACGTGAACGCCGCCGACCGCAGCAAGTCGCGGTTGACCCGCGCCGTCAACAAGCTGGCCTAG